A single region of the Duganella sp. BuS-21 genome encodes:
- a CDS encoding EAL domain-containing protein: protein MQAPQAPHTEALQAACLTATLESISDAVLMLGHSWEIRYMNGNAERLLQVIRSDVVGRRVWEVFPEAVGGPYHRAYHQAVETNMPVTFEEHYAPLDLWTEIRAYPSEEGLTIYFRDVSERKAIEAEINRLAFYDKLTGLPNRQLLLDRIEQALRDEHGQGGAVLFIDLDNFKSINDTRGHDKGDRLLQLVADRLNDSVRSCDTVARFGGDEFVVLMEELGVSAKDSARATANHLLQAFRAPFEVDGVEHYSTPSIGVALFGRESAGVDEILKRADLAMYQAKADGRNNFSFFDPAMQERVSARAQLEADLRRALVNQEFELHYQPLAVVDGKLAGVEALARWRHPQRGLVPPDEFIAVAEETNMILPLGRWVLEEACRLLARWAGDASTSALEMSVNVSTVQFHRPDFVEQVLEVLAQTGARPALLRLELTESVLLTEVESTAVKMQRLRDVGVCFSLDDFGTGYSSLSYLHRLPLSQLKIDRSFIWGALKEAHGAAIVRMIVALGRALEMTVLAEGVETSEQLAFVRAEGCDYYQGYLFSKPLPEHELVAFLARDA, encoded by the coding sequence ATGCAAGCACCACAAGCTCCTCACACCGAAGCCCTGCAAGCGGCCTGCCTGACCGCCACGCTTGAAAGCATTTCGGACGCCGTCCTGATGCTGGGGCACAGCTGGGAAATCCGCTACATGAACGGCAATGCCGAGCGCCTGCTGCAGGTGATCCGCAGCGATGTAGTTGGCCGTCGTGTGTGGGAGGTGTTCCCGGAGGCCGTCGGTGGTCCTTATCATCGCGCCTATCACCAGGCGGTGGAAACCAATATGCCGGTGACTTTCGAGGAGCATTACGCGCCGCTGGATCTGTGGACCGAGATCCGCGCCTATCCCTCGGAAGAGGGACTGACCATCTACTTCCGCGACGTCAGCGAGCGCAAGGCCATCGAGGCGGAGATCAATCGCCTGGCTTTCTACGACAAGCTGACAGGGCTGCCGAATCGCCAGCTGCTGCTGGACCGGATCGAGCAGGCGCTTAGGGATGAACATGGGCAGGGCGGCGCGGTACTGTTCATCGACCTGGATAACTTCAAGAGCATCAACGACACGCGTGGCCACGATAAAGGCGACCGGTTGCTGCAATTGGTGGCCGACCGGCTGAACGATAGCGTGCGCAGTTGCGACACGGTGGCGCGTTTTGGCGGCGACGAATTCGTGGTGCTGATGGAGGAGTTGGGCGTGAGCGCGAAGGACAGCGCGCGGGCCACGGCTAACCACTTGTTGCAGGCTTTTCGCGCGCCGTTCGAAGTCGACGGCGTTGAGCATTACAGCACGCCCAGCATCGGCGTGGCGCTGTTCGGCCGCGAGTCGGCCGGCGTGGATGAGATCCTGAAGCGTGCCGACCTGGCGATGTACCAGGCCAAGGCCGATGGCCGCAACAACTTCTCGTTCTTCGATCCGGCCATGCAAGAGCGCGTGTCGGCGCGCGCGCAGCTGGAGGCCGACTTGCGGCGTGCGCTGGTCAACCAAGAGTTTGAACTGCACTACCAGCCCCTGGCCGTGGTGGACGGCAAGCTGGCCGGGGTGGAGGCGCTGGCGCGCTGGCGTCATCCGCAGCGCGGGCTGGTACCGCCGGATGAGTTCATCGCCGTGGCGGAAGAGACCAATATGATCCTGCCCTTGGGGCGCTGGGTGCTGGAGGAGGCCTGCCGCCTGCTGGCGCGTTGGGCGGGCGATGCGTCCACCAGTGCGCTGGAGATGTCGGTCAACGTCAGCACGGTACAATTCCATCGTCCCGATTTCGTCGAGCAGGTACTGGAAGTGCTGGCGCAGACCGGCGCGCGGCCGGCGTTGCTGCGGCTGGAGCTGACGGAGAGCGTGCTGCTGACCGAAGTGGAAAGCACCGCCGTGAAAATGCAGCGCCTGCGCGATGTGGGCGTGTGTTTTTCTCTCGACGATTTCGGCACCGGTTATTCGTCGCTGTCGTACCTGCACCGGCTGCCCTTGTCGCAGCTGAAGATCGACCGCTCGTTTATCTGGGGCGCGTTGAAGGAGGCCCATGGCGCCGCCATCGTGCGCATGATCGTGGCGCTGGGCCGGGCGCTGGAGATGACGGTGTTGGCCGAAGGCGTGGAGACGTCCGAACAGCTGGCGTTTGTCAGGGCCGAGGGTTGCGACTATTATCAAGGCTATTTATTCAGCAAGCCGCTGCCGGAGCATGAGCTGGTGGCTTTTTTAGCACGCGATGCATAA
- a CDS encoding tetratricopeptide repeat protein has translation MHNDSQQAYLDANHLMAAGDLAGAEEAYLQALALQPWHAAARANLAYLKELQGAAAEAEFHYRQAIALMPDHTQLQQNLGALLLKEKRFSESEIAMRAAVALAPEEASAWNQLGALLVFTHREPEGEACYRRALSLEPEHARARFNLAYVLLRQGRFEEGWRMLEARWEFEGFPLSFDCPFWQDEALEGKSIVIGLEAGHGDMIHFCRYAPMLKARGAARVDVVCHPDLRRLLATLAGVDHVYAPDHAPTDGWDYWTRPMRLPGLFDTELASIPAAVPYLHAPPALVAHWRALLPQQGLRVGLAWRGNPNFENDADRSLPSLMTLAALGAAAQAAGGVQFVSLQKGSGADEALTPPAGMTLLAIAPQLGDFADTAAVIANLDLVISTDSAVAHLAGAMGKPCWLLLPDYRCDWRWMAERDDTPWYPSMRLFRQPRGGGWAPVIADVAVALVRLGSSAAAPDPR, from the coding sequence ATGCATAACGATTCCCAGCAGGCTTATCTCGATGCAAACCACCTGATGGCGGCGGGCGACCTCGCCGGCGCGGAGGAGGCATACCTGCAGGCGCTGGCCTTGCAGCCGTGGCACGCGGCGGCGCGGGCGAATCTTGCTTATCTGAAGGAGTTGCAGGGTGCTGCGGCGGAGGCGGAATTCCATTATCGGCAGGCGATCGCCTTGATGCCGGATCACACGCAATTGCAGCAGAATCTGGGCGCGCTGCTGTTGAAGGAAAAGCGTTTTTCAGAGTCGGAAATCGCGATGCGGGCAGCGGTGGCGTTGGCGCCGGAGGAAGCGTCGGCTTGGAACCAGCTTGGTGCGCTGCTGGTGTTCACGCATCGCGAGCCTGAGGGCGAGGCCTGTTATCGGCGGGCGTTGTCGCTGGAGCCGGAGCATGCGCGGGCGCGCTTCAATCTGGCGTATGTGCTGTTGCGGCAGGGACGCTTCGAGGAAGGCTGGCGCATGCTGGAGGCGCGCTGGGAGTTCGAAGGTTTTCCCCTGTCGTTCGATTGTCCGTTCTGGCAGGACGAGGCGCTGGAAGGCAAGTCTATCGTGATCGGGCTGGAGGCCGGGCATGGCGACATGATCCACTTCTGCCGTTATGCGCCCATGCTCAAGGCGCGCGGCGCGGCGCGGGTGGATGTGGTGTGCCATCCGGACTTGCGGCGGCTGCTCGCGACGCTGGCTGGCGTGGATCATGTGTATGCACCGGACCATGCACCGACGGATGGATGGGATTACTGGACGCGGCCGATGCGCTTGCCGGGATTGTTCGACACGGAGTTGGCCAGCATCCCGGCCGCCGTGCCTTACCTTCATGCGCCGCCGGCATTGGTGGCGCATTGGCGCGCGCTGCTGCCGCAGCAAGGCTTGCGTGTTGGCCTGGCGTGGCGCGGCAATCCCAATTTCGAGAACGATGCCGACCGCTCGCTGCCTTCGCTGATGACGCTTGCGGCGCTCGGCGCTGCGGCCCAGGCTGCGGGCGGTGTGCAATTCGTCAGTTTGCAAAAAGGCAGCGGCGCGGACGAGGCGTTGACGCCTCCCGCTGGCATGACGTTGCTTGCGATAGCGCCGCAGCTTGGCGACTTTGCCGACACGGCGGCCGTCATCGCCAACCTCGATCTGGTGATCAGCACCGACTCGGCGGTGGCGCACCTGGCCGGCGCAATGGGCAAGCCATGCTGGCTGCTGTTGCCCGACTATCGCTGCGACTGGCGCTGGATGGCGGAGCGCGACGACACGCCATGGTATCCATCCATGCGTCTATTCCGCCAGCCGCGCGGCGGCGGCTGGGCGCCGGTCATCGCCGACGTTGCGGTGGCGTTGGTCAGGCTTGGAAGTAGTGCGGCAGCTCCAGATCCGCGATAA
- a CDS encoding AraC family transcriptional regulator: protein MRPGPTLSLLNPRSYVAGGFDASGDWALQFHRAEGIKCYAVVKGQCWLAVEDVDEPVLLKTGDCFLLPRGRAFRIASDLSLPPVEALDLLHRRRVGGIGIINDGGECMIVGGHFVFSGKHTGVLLEALPPIAHIHKDADREALRWSLQRLSMELREQPQHVGMSRSTLALKFKQTVGASPMEYLTRWRMLLAGDRLGHTSQPVSVISQALGYESDSAFSTAFKRVMGCSPRQYVRDQAL from the coding sequence GTGCGTCCAGGTCCGACACTTTCCCTGCTCAATCCCCGTAGCTACGTTGCCGGCGGCTTTGACGCCAGCGGCGACTGGGCGTTGCAATTCCACCGAGCCGAAGGCATCAAGTGCTACGCGGTAGTAAAAGGCCAGTGCTGGCTGGCGGTGGAGGACGTGGACGAGCCGGTGCTGCTCAAGACCGGCGACTGTTTTCTGCTGCCGCGCGGACGCGCCTTCCGCATCGCCAGCGACTTGTCCCTGCCGCCGGTGGAGGCCCTGGACCTTTTGCATAGAAGGCGCGTCGGCGGCATCGGCATCATCAACGACGGCGGCGAGTGCATGATTGTCGGCGGCCATTTCGTTTTCAGCGGCAAGCATACCGGCGTGTTGCTGGAAGCCTTGCCGCCCATCGCCCACATCCACAAGGATGCGGACCGCGAAGCGCTGCGCTGGTCATTACAGCGGCTGTCGATGGAATTGCGCGAGCAGCCCCAGCATGTCGGCATGTCGCGTTCCACACTGGCGCTGAAGTTCAAGCAGACCGTGGGCGCTTCGCCGATGGAGTACCTGACGCGCTGGCGCATGCTGCTGGCCGGCGACCGGCTGGGGCATACCAGTCAGCCGGTGTCCGTGATTTCGCAAGCGCTGGGCTATGAATCGGACAGCGCCTTCAGCACCGCTTTTAAGCGCGTGATGGGATGCTCGCCGCGCCAGTACGTGCGCGATCAGGCCTTGTAA
- a CDS encoding allantoate amidohydrolase translates to MTTLSDLNSCDSATFVERLRGIYEHSPWIPERAAAQRPFANDTALKLALQSVVSAATLDEQLGLIRAHPELAGKAAVAGELTAESTSEQAKSGLHLCSAEEFATLHQLNADYNAKFGFPFILAVKGPTGQGLTRQSVIATFTRRLKNQRADEIAECLRQIKRIAEIRLNDLLSVQLDFGPAIMDWCEAIGAWSDDESGLTCAYMTPAHRQSAAQILDWMREAGMDAHIDAVGNVTGVYRADAPNAKTLMTGSHYDTVRNGGKYDGRLGILLPIAIVRHLNQRGEKLPYHLEIVGFAEEEGVRFKSTFLGSTAITGRFDLSLLDQTDADGVTMRDALLAAGHDVARIPAIARDPAGLLGFVEVHIEQGPVLLERDLALGVVTAIAGSSRYLVDLTGLASHAGTTPMTMRRDAATAAAEIVLLVEQRCARAESLVGTVGQLQVPGGSVNVIPGACKLSLDIRAADDAVRLAAVKDVLDGIAAICARRQIEYTLQPIVNASAAPCAPRLMQQFGDAIERAGLPRFDLLSGAGHDAMAMAAVTDVAMLFTRCGNGGISHNPLETMTADDADIAARVLLDFLRAYKA, encoded by the coding sequence ATGACGACACTCTCCGACCTGAATAGCTGCGACAGCGCCACCTTCGTTGAACGCCTGCGCGGCATCTACGAGCATTCGCCGTGGATCCCCGAACGCGCCGCCGCCCAGCGGCCGTTCGCCAACGACACCGCCCTCAAGCTGGCCTTGCAGTCGGTGGTCAGCGCTGCCACGCTCGATGAACAACTGGGCCTGATCCGTGCCCACCCGGAGTTGGCAGGCAAGGCCGCCGTCGCCGGCGAGCTGACGGCGGAATCGACCAGCGAGCAAGCCAAGTCCGGCCTGCATCTGTGCAGCGCCGAGGAATTCGCCACGCTGCACCAGTTGAACGCGGACTACAACGCCAAATTCGGCTTTCCCTTCATCCTGGCCGTCAAAGGCCCGACCGGACAAGGCCTCACGCGGCAGAGCGTCATCGCCACCTTCACGCGCCGCCTGAAAAACCAGCGCGCCGATGAAATCGCCGAGTGCCTCCGCCAGATCAAGCGCATCGCCGAAATCCGCCTGAACGACCTGCTGTCCGTGCAGCTGGACTTCGGCCCCGCCATCATGGACTGGTGCGAGGCGATAGGCGCATGGAGCGACGACGAATCCGGCCTGACCTGCGCCTACATGACGCCGGCCCACCGCCAGAGCGCCGCGCAGATCCTCGACTGGATGCGCGAAGCGGGCATGGACGCACACATCGACGCGGTCGGCAACGTCACCGGCGTCTACCGCGCCGACGCGCCCAACGCCAAGACACTGATGACCGGCTCGCACTACGACACCGTGCGCAACGGCGGCAAGTACGACGGCCGCCTCGGTATCCTGCTGCCGATCGCCATCGTGCGTCACCTGAACCAGCGCGGCGAAAAGCTGCCCTACCATTTAGAGATCGTCGGCTTCGCGGAAGAAGAAGGCGTGCGTTTCAAAAGCACCTTCCTCGGCAGCACGGCGATCACCGGCCGCTTCGACCTGTCGCTGCTGGACCAGACCGACGCCGACGGCGTGACCATGCGCGACGCCTTGCTGGCCGCCGGCCACGACGTGGCGCGCATCCCCGCCATCGCGCGCGATCCGGCCGGCTTGCTGGGCTTTGTGGAAGTCCATATCGAACAAGGTCCGGTGCTGCTGGAACGCGACCTGGCGCTGGGCGTGGTCACCGCCATTGCCGGCAGCTCGCGTTACCTGGTCGACCTCACCGGTCTGGCCAGCCACGCCGGCACCACGCCGATGACCATGCGCAGGGATGCCGCAACGGCGGCGGCGGAAATCGTGCTGCTGGTGGAGCAGCGCTGCGCGCGGGCTGAGTCGCTGGTGGGCACGGTCGGGCAACTGCAGGTACCCGGCGGTTCGGTCAACGTGATTCCCGGCGCTTGCAAGCTCTCGCTCGACATCCGCGCCGCCGACGACGCGGTGCGCCTGGCTGCGGTGAAGGACGTACTGGACGGCATCGCCGCCATCTGCGCACGTCGCCAGATCGAATATACGTTACAGCCTATCGTCAACGCCAGCGCGGCACCGTGCGCGCCGCGCCTGATGCAGCAGTTCGGCGACGCCATCGAACGCGCCGGTCTGCCGCGCTTCGACCTGCTTTCCGGCGCCGGTCACGACGCCATGGCGATGGCGGCCGTCACCGACGTCGCCATGCTGTTCACACGCTGCGGCAACGGCGGCATCAGCCACAACCCACTGGAAACCATGACCGCCGACGATGCCGACATCGCCGCCCGCGTGCTGCTGGACTTCCTGCGCGCTTACAAGGCCTGA
- a CDS encoding LysR substrate-binding domain-containing protein — translation MSALPQHLDLHLIRILYLLLVEKNVSRVALKLNQPQPSISASLRKLRELTGDPLLVRGARGMVPTQHGESLLAPAKRILDETENLFLKKAPFVPQEEARTFHVAAPDYLDSQFLPNLVALLRRGSPNSRVKIHGLGPGVDYVRLLSDGDMDLVIANWDEPPEHLHMSKLFEDPIICVMRADCPYALRTASDKMTMDDYLSLPHVAPTQILPGYHGVIDDYLERQGLQRNVMVESAYFGLIPHMLAQTDLVLTTGSQFVRHYEKLMPLKTYTVPVKFPAMRFYQLWHERVHQAPEHKWLREQVTTAAKALSQK, via the coding sequence ATGTCCGCTTTGCCGCAACACCTGGACCTCCACCTGATCCGCATCCTCTACCTGCTGCTGGTCGAGAAAAACGTCTCCCGCGTCGCCCTCAAGCTGAATCAGCCGCAGCCCTCGATCTCCGCCTCGCTACGCAAACTGCGCGAACTGACCGGCGATCCGCTGTTGGTGCGCGGCGCGCGCGGCATGGTGCCGACCCAGCACGGCGAAAGCCTGCTTGCACCAGCAAAGCGCATTCTGGACGAAACCGAGAACCTGTTCCTCAAGAAGGCACCTTTCGTGCCACAGGAGGAAGCGCGCACCTTCCACGTGGCTGCGCCGGATTACCTGGACAGCCAGTTCCTGCCGAATCTGGTGGCGCTGCTGCGACGCGGCTCGCCCAACAGCCGCGTCAAGATCCACGGCCTGGGACCGGGCGTAGACTACGTGCGCCTGCTGTCGGACGGCGACATGGACCTGGTCATCGCCAACTGGGACGAACCGCCCGAGCACCTGCACATGTCCAAGCTGTTCGAAGACCCCATCATCTGCGTGATGCGTGCCGACTGTCCGTATGCGCTGCGCACCGCCAGCGACAAGATGACCATGGATGACTACCTGTCGCTGCCGCACGTGGCGCCGACCCAGATCCTGCCGGGCTACCACGGCGTCATCGACGATTACCTTGAACGCCAGGGCCTGCAGCGCAACGTGATGGTGGAATCGGCCTACTTCGGTTTGATCCCGCACATGCTGGCGCAGACCGATCTGGTGCTGACCACCGGCAGCCAGTTCGTGCGCCACTACGAAAAGCTGATGCCGCTGAAGACCTACACCGTGCCGGTGAAATTCCCGGCGATGCGCTTCTACCAGCTGTGGCACGAGCGCGTGCACCAGGCGCCGGAACACAAGTGGCTGCGCGAGCAGGTGACCACGGCGGCCAAGGCGCTGTCGCAAAAGTAA
- a CDS encoding urate hydroxylase PuuD, with protein sequence MEYLIPYGLEWLNLLVRWLHIITGIAWIGASFYFVWLDNSIRPPAPGSDLAKKGVSGELWAVHGGGFYHPQKYLVAPAELPKELHWFKWEAYSTWLSGIALLTIAYYFNAQAMMIDKSVADLTSLQAVGVGIGTLVVGWTVYDLLCRSALGKHDLWFGVVTFALIVGAAYGLTHVLSGRAAYIHVGALIGTIMVGNVLMLIIPGQRKMVEAMSAGRMPDPVHGQKAKQRSVHNNYFTLPVLFIMISNHYAMTYRHQHAWLVLAFIMAAGVFIRHFFNLRHKGRVEWRYPAIGVALLAAVAVAIAPAKPVASAPAADPAAEFAKVKAVIDTRCLSCHAAHPTQPGFAAAPLGVAFDSAAEIHQNAEKIYKQVVQTKAMPLANLTNMTDAERAQIAAWYESGAK encoded by the coding sequence ATGGAATACCTGATCCCTTACGGCCTTGAGTGGCTGAATCTCCTGGTGCGCTGGCTGCATATCATCACCGGCATCGCCTGGATAGGCGCCTCGTTCTACTTCGTATGGCTGGACAATTCGATCCGTCCGCCGGCGCCGGGATCGGACCTGGCGAAGAAGGGCGTGTCGGGCGAGCTGTGGGCGGTGCACGGCGGCGGCTTCTATCATCCGCAAAAGTATCTGGTGGCGCCGGCCGAACTGCCGAAGGAGCTGCACTGGTTTAAATGGGAAGCGTATTCCACCTGGCTGTCCGGCATCGCGCTGCTGACCATCGCCTACTACTTCAACGCGCAGGCCATGATGATCGATAAGTCGGTGGCCGATCTCACCAGTCTGCAGGCGGTGGGCGTCGGCATCGGCACCCTGGTGGTCGGCTGGACGGTATACGACCTGCTGTGCCGCTCCGCGCTGGGCAAGCATGACTTGTGGTTCGGCGTAGTGACCTTCGCGCTGATCGTCGGCGCGGCGTATGGTCTGACGCATGTGCTGAGCGGCCGCGCGGCCTATATCCACGTTGGTGCGCTGATCGGCACCATCATGGTCGGCAATGTGCTGATGCTGATTATTCCGGGCCAACGCAAGATGGTGGAGGCCATGTCGGCCGGCCGCATGCCCGATCCGGTGCATGGCCAGAAGGCCAAGCAGCGCAGCGTCCACAATAACTACTTCACGCTGCCGGTGCTGTTCATCATGATCAGCAACCACTATGCGATGACCTACCGCCACCAGCATGCGTGGCTGGTGCTGGCGTTCATCATGGCGGCCGGCGTCTTCATCCGCCACTTCTTCAACCTGCGCCACAAGGGCCGGGTCGAGTGGCGCTATCCCGCCATCGGCGTGGCGCTGCTGGCTGCGGTGGCGGTGGCAATTGCGCCGGCCAAACCGGTGGCGTCCGCGCCTGCGGCCGATCCGGCCGCCGAATTCGCCAAGGTCAAAGCGGTGATCGACACGCGCTGCCTGTCGTGCCACGCGGCCCATCCTACGCAGCCCGGTTTCGCCGCCGCGCCGCTGGGCGTGGCCTTCGACAGCGCCGCCGAGATCCATCAGAACGCGGAAAAGATCTACAAGCAGGTAGTACAGACCAAGGCCATGCCGCTGGCTAACCTGACCAATATGACCGATGCCGAGCGCGCGCAGATCGCCGCCTGGTACGAGTCCGGCGCAAAATGA
- a CDS encoding M20/M25/M40 family metallo-hydrolase, translated as MNKKEQLAQWIDAHFDEEVGVLQQLLRMPTDTPPGNNAPHADLVADLVQAYGWTAEKHVVPQQEVRDYGMESITNLIVRRPYAAGGPTVALNAHGDVVPPGDNWTYPPYGGVVDNGFIYGRAAAVSKCDFATYIFAVRALEALDVPLKGGLELHFTYDEEFGGLLGPGWLLEQKLTKPDYVIAAGFSYNIVTAHNACLQLEITVHGKSGHGAMPETGHDALQAATRILNAIYGELPELKKIKSTIAGIDSPTMLVGRIDGGTNTNVVPGKVTLKMDRRMIPEEDPVAVEAQVRALIENAVQGVPGITLEIKRLLLSHALRERPGTETLVASLQQNAQTFIGEQIPAQGTPLYADARLYGEHGIPAVLYGAGPRTVPESNAKKADERLDLDDLRKATKVVACTLFDFLGA; from the coding sequence ATGAACAAGAAAGAGCAACTGGCGCAATGGATCGACGCCCACTTTGATGAAGAAGTCGGCGTGCTGCAGCAACTGCTGCGCATGCCGACCGATACGCCGCCCGGCAACAACGCACCGCACGCGGACCTGGTGGCCGATCTGGTGCAGGCCTACGGCTGGACCGCTGAAAAGCACGTGGTGCCGCAGCAGGAAGTGCGCGACTACGGCATGGAGAGCATCACCAACCTGATCGTGCGCCGTCCGTATGCGGCGGGCGGCCCGACCGTGGCGTTGAACGCGCATGGCGATGTGGTGCCGCCGGGTGACAACTGGACCTATCCGCCGTATGGCGGCGTGGTGGACAACGGCTTTATCTACGGCCGCGCGGCGGCGGTGTCCAAGTGCGACTTCGCCACCTACATCTTCGCGGTGCGCGCGCTGGAGGCGCTGGACGTGCCGCTCAAGGGCGGGCTGGAACTGCACTTCACCTACGACGAGGAATTCGGCGGCTTGCTGGGGCCTGGCTGGCTGCTGGAGCAGAAGCTGACCAAGCCCGATTACGTGATCGCGGCGGGCTTCAGCTACAACATCGTCACCGCGCACAACGCCTGTCTGCAATTGGAGATCACGGTGCACGGCAAGTCCGGCCACGGCGCCATGCCGGAAACCGGTCACGACGCGCTGCAGGCGGCCACCCGCATCCTGAACGCGATCTACGGCGAGCTGCCGGAACTGAAAAAGATCAAATCGACAATCGCCGGCATCGACTCGCCGACCATGCTGGTGGGCCGCATCGACGGCGGCACCAACACCAACGTGGTGCCGGGCAAAGTGACGCTGAAGATGGACCGCCGCATGATTCCGGAAGAAGATCCGGTGGCGGTGGAAGCCCAGGTGCGCGCGCTGATCGAGAACGCGGTGCAGGGCGTGCCCGGCATCACGCTGGAGATCAAGCGCCTGCTGCTGTCGCATGCGCTGCGCGAGCGGCCGGGCACGGAAACGCTGGTGGCCAGCCTGCAGCAGAACGCGCAGACCTTCATCGGCGAGCAGATTCCGGCGCAAGGCACGCCGCTGTATGCGGATGCGCGCCTGTACGGCGAGCATGGCATCCCGGCGGTGCTGTACGGCGCCGGTCCGCGCACCGTACCCGAATCCAACGCCAAGAAGGCCGACGAGCGCCTCGATCTGGACGACCTGCGCAAGGCGACCAAGGTGGTAGCATGCACCTTGTTCGATTTCCTTGGAGCGTAA
- a CDS encoding transporter substrate-binding domain-containing protein, producing MPRCWPALLAIALVLSAPSPASAQGPDTLIFGTTHEVDSIIYAYATEYLQHLCAEVRQRCLLQSLPGRRSSAMLADGSIAGEMGRVIEYGQKNPAYRRVEEPFVTSRSYVFTRAGQPDINSWEELERKARTVSYKRGIFIYQRRLEALRPQLQPHDVQSVPACLQMVLNGRDEACLFDDGSLSEASKALLPQGRTGRQLDEFNLYIYLGRDHGALAQALTDAGRRLAAQGLKARLHRKYFISP from the coding sequence CCTTCTGGCCATCGCTCTTGTCCTATCCGCGCCCAGCCCCGCATCGGCGCAAGGCCCGGACACGCTGATCTTCGGCACCACCCACGAAGTCGATTCGATCATCTACGCCTACGCTACCGAATACCTGCAGCATTTATGCGCGGAGGTGCGCCAGCGCTGCCTGCTGCAAAGCCTGCCCGGCCGGCGCAGCTCCGCCATGCTGGCCGACGGCAGCATCGCCGGCGAGATGGGCCGGGTGATCGAATACGGTCAAAAAAATCCCGCGTACCGGCGCGTGGAAGAGCCCTTCGTCACCTCCCGCAGCTATGTGTTCACGCGCGCAGGCCAGCCGGACATCAATAGTTGGGAAGAACTGGAACGCAAGGCACGCACTGTGAGCTACAAGCGCGGCATCTTCATCTATCAACGCCGGCTGGAGGCGCTACGGCCTCAGTTGCAGCCGCATGACGTGCAGTCCGTGCCGGCCTGCCTGCAAATGGTGCTCAACGGCCGCGACGAAGCCTGCCTGTTCGACGACGGCAGCCTGAGTGAAGCATCCAAAGCGCTGCTGCCGCAAGGTCGCACCGGCAGGCAACTCGACGAATTCAATCTGTATATTTATCTGGGCAGGGACCATGGCGCGCTGGCGCAGGCCCTGACCGACGCCGGCCGGCGTCTGGCAGCGCAAGGCCTGAAGGCCCGGCTGCACCGAAAGTACTTTATTTCGCCTTGA